A single window of Methylacidimicrobium sp. AP8 DNA harbors:
- a CDS encoding bifunctional heptose 7-phosphate kinase/heptose 1-phosphate adenyltransferase has protein sequence MPLAPDRLDLLLARFGRLRALVIGDLMLDEFLWGRVRRLSPEAPVPVVEVQRCSRFPGGAANVARNLLEFTPHVTLCGMVGDDPAGVELVGSLKQIGCDVSGIWSIPGRPTTVKTRVFGRQQQIVRVDRETRDALPFPARGELLDFLRRRIPSFDLILVEDYAKGLLDQEIVDLILEEGTRAGKLTAADPHTHNRLCWKGVSVLKPNRSEALALSGMEDPEESLAAVENAARQLQERWGCLHLLVTLGEEGMLLLDEQSRPRRIPTAAREVFDVSGAGDTSLCLFSLALAAGSEAMEAAELANLGAGIVVGKLGTATVSPAELRANLTPVP, from the coding sequence GTGCCTCTCGCCCCCGACCGGCTGGACCTGCTGCTGGCGCGCTTCGGCCGCTTGCGCGCCCTGGTGATCGGAGATCTCATGCTCGATGAGTTTCTCTGGGGACGGGTCCGCCGGCTCTCTCCGGAGGCGCCCGTCCCCGTGGTCGAGGTGCAGCGCTGCTCCCGCTTTCCCGGCGGTGCTGCCAACGTCGCTCGCAATCTTTTGGAATTCACCCCGCACGTCACGCTATGCGGAATGGTCGGCGACGATCCCGCCGGGGTGGAGCTCGTCGGATCCTTGAAGCAGATCGGATGCGATGTCAGCGGCATCTGGTCCATTCCCGGGCGGCCGACGACCGTCAAGACCCGGGTCTTCGGGAGGCAGCAGCAGATCGTCCGCGTTGACCGGGAGACGAGAGATGCCTTGCCCTTTCCGGCACGAGGGGAACTTCTCGATTTCCTTCGGCGGAGGATCCCTTCCTTCGATCTGATCCTGGTCGAAGACTACGCGAAGGGGCTACTTGACCAGGAGATCGTCGACCTCATCCTCGAAGAGGGAACCCGGGCCGGCAAGCTCACGGCGGCCGATCCACACACCCACAACCGCCTGTGCTGGAAGGGGGTGAGCGTGCTCAAGCCGAACCGCTCCGAAGCGCTCGCTCTAAGCGGCATGGAAGACCCGGAGGAGAGCCTTGCCGCGGTCGAGAACGCGGCCCGTCAACTGCAGGAACGGTGGGGCTGTCTCCACCTGCTCGTGACTCTCGGAGAAGAAGGCATGCTGCTGCTTGACGAGCAGAGCCGTCCTCGGCGCATCCCGACGGCGGCACGCGAGGTCTTCGATGTTTCAGGGGCCGGAGACACCTCCCTCTGTCTCTTCAGCCTTGCGCTCGCGGCCGGCTCGGAGGCGATGGAGGCCGCCGAGCTGGCCAATCTCGGGGCGGGTATCGTCGTCGGAAAGCTGGGGACCGCAACGGTCTCCC
- a CDS encoding prephenate dehydratase domain-containing protein: protein MSIIAYLGPEHTFSHLVARKRFPQGRLFPCASIAEVIAFAQDQEEHLGLVPIENSSGGMILETVDLLLEEDSPLFIQEELSLRVRLALVGHPGTPPRIVFSHWAPLGHCRRWIETRFPRAELRVAGSTAEAARLAAKTPGAVALATREAAAATGLSVLHYPVEEEILNLTQFVLLGRQKLTSGGQETSLVFSLPQKPGSLCSFLEPFRAEAINLKRIVSRPVPGQPNTYVFFASLEGSDAEPPMERALKTAEGRALRCRSLGSYPVLAPYES, encoded by the coding sequence TTGTCCATCATCGCCTATCTCGGTCCGGAGCATACTTTTTCCCATCTGGTCGCACGCAAGAGGTTCCCACAAGGACGGCTTTTTCCCTGCGCGTCGATCGCCGAGGTGATCGCCTTCGCGCAGGACCAGGAAGAGCATCTGGGCCTGGTCCCGATTGAGAACTCCTCCGGCGGGATGATCCTGGAAACCGTCGATCTCCTCCTAGAGGAGGACAGCCCGCTCTTCATCCAGGAGGAACTCTCTCTCCGTGTCCGTTTGGCCCTCGTCGGGCATCCCGGCACCCCTCCGCGGATCGTCTTTTCGCACTGGGCGCCGCTTGGCCACTGCCGGCGCTGGATCGAGACCCGGTTCCCCCGAGCCGAGCTGCGGGTCGCCGGAAGCACCGCCGAGGCCGCCCGACTGGCGGCGAAGACTCCCGGAGCCGTAGCGCTGGCGACTCGAGAGGCGGCGGCCGCGACCGGGCTTTCCGTGCTCCACTACCCGGTGGAGGAGGAGATCCTCAACTTGACGCAGTTCGTTCTCCTGGGCCGGCAGAAGCTTACCTCCGGAGGACAGGAGACCAGCCTCGTGTTTTCCTTGCCGCAGAAGCCCGGGAGCCTCTGTTCGTTCTTGGAGCCGTTTCGTGCCGAAGCGATCAACCTCAAGCGGATCGTTTCCCGGCCCGTCCCCGGACAACCCAACACCTACGTCTTCTTCGCCAGCCTTGAGGGGAGCGATGCGGAGCCTCCGATGGAGCGGGCTCTCAAGACGGCCGAGGGGCGGGCGCTCCGGTGCCGTTCCCTCGGCTCCTATCCGGTTCTTGCTCCTTACGAGTCGTAG